Proteins found in one Bacteroidota bacterium genomic segment:
- a CDS encoding Spy/CpxP family protein refolding chaperone encodes MFGRKSRWFIPVIPVVLGGMMAVGCHHRPSTPEERADWITDKISDELDLTKDQEVKVKAIVLNVQSQVPDLKKARMDAWSELYSQVQADKVDAARLTENLNARRDEMSKAIPAISQGFADLYAILTPEQRADLKKSMEKINRRLTD; translated from the coding sequence ATGTTTGGAAGAAAATCACGCTGGTTCATTCCGGTTATTCCCGTCGTACTGGGTGGCATGATGGCTGTTGGCTGTCATCACCGTCCATCCACCCCCGAAGAACGCGCCGACTGGATCACCGACAAAATCTCGGATGAGCTCGATCTGACGAAGGATCAGGAAGTGAAAGTGAAAGCCATCGTCCTGAACGTGCAGTCACAGGTGCCCGATCTGAAAAAGGCACGGATGGATGCCTGGTCCGAATTGTACAGCCAGGTTCAGGCCGATAAAGTCGATGCAGCCCGTCTGACCGAGAACCTGAATGCCCGCCGCGATGAAATGAGCAAAGCCATTCCGGCCATCAGTCAGGGATTTGCCGATCTGTATGCCATTCTCACCCCCGAGCAGCGTGCAGACCTGAAAAAATCCATGGAGAAAATCAACCGCCGGCTGACCGACTAA